The Anolis carolinensis isolate JA03-04 chromosome 1, rAnoCar3.1.pri, whole genome shotgun sequence genome window below encodes:
- the wdr20 gene encoding WD repeat-containing protein 20 isoform X4: protein MYLYNVEHNCGTTAPHYQLLKQGESFAVHTCKSKSTRNPLLKWTVGEGALNEFAFSPDGKFLACVSQDGFLRVFNFDSVELHGTMKSYFGGLLCACWSPDGKYIVTGGEDDLVTIWSFVDCRVIARGHGHKSWVSVVAFDPYTTSVEESDPMEFSGSDEDFQDLLHFGRDRANSTQSRLSKRNSTDSRPVSVTYRFGSVGQDTQLCLWDLTEDILFPHQPLSRARTHTNVMNATSPPAGSGGANPGSNGNSISTPGNSVPPPLPRSNSLPHSAVSNSGSKSSVMDGAIASGVSKFATLSLHDRKERHHEKDHKRNHSMGHISSKSSDKLNLVTKTKTDPAKTLGTPLCPRMEDVPLLEPLICKKIAHERLTVLIFLEDCIVTACQEGFICTWARPGKVGLLPSQNQANSPSGTVV from the exons ATGTACTTGTATAATGTGGAACACAATTGTGGCACCACAGCCCCACACTATCAGCTACTTAAACAAGGAGAAAGCTTTGCAGTCCACACATGCAAGAGCAAATCAACGCGAAATCCTTTGCTTAAATGGACAGTAGGTGAAGGTGCCCTGAACGAATTTGCTTTTTCCCCAGACGGGAAGTTCTTGGCATGTGTAAGCCAGGATGGCTTTCTACGAGTATTTAACTTTGATTCAGTAGAGTTGCATGGTACAATGAAAAGCTACTTTGGAGGACTACTATGTGCATGTTGGAGTCCAGATGGAAAATATATTGTAACAGGGGGAGAGGACGACTTGGTGACTATCTGGTCTTTTGTGGATTGTCGAGTTATAGCTAGGGGCCATGGACACAAATCATGGGTGAGCGTTGTGGCCTTTGATCCGTATACCACTAGTGTAGAAGAAAGTGACCCAATGGAATTTAGTGGCAGTGATGAGGATTTCCAAGATCTTCTTCATTTTGGAAGAGACCGAGCAAACAGCACACAGTCTAGGCTGTCAAAAAGGAACTCTACGGACAGTCGCCCAGTAAGCGTAACGTATAGGTTTGGTTCAGTTGGCCAGGACACGCAGCTGTGTTTATGGGACCTAACAGAAGACATTCTCTTCCCACACCAACCCCTCTCGAGGGCAAGGACACACACAAACGTCATGAATGCCACAAGTCCGCCTGCAGGAAGTGGCGGGGCTAACCCAGGAAGTAATGGAAACAGCATCTCGACACCTGGGAACTCTGTGCCCCCTCCTCTTCCACGATCAAATAGCCTTCCACACTCTGCAGTTTCCAATTCTGGCAGTAAAAGCAGTGTCATGGATGGTGCCATTGCCTCCGGTGTTAGTAAGTTTGCAACCTTATCGCTACACGACCGGAAGGAAAGACACCATGAAAAAGACCACAAGAGAAACCATAGTATGGGACATATATCTAGCAAGAGCAGTGACAAACTGAACCTAGTTACTAAAACCAAAACAGACCCAGCAAAAACTTTGGGAACGCCTCTGTGTCCCAGAATGGAAGATGTTCCTTTGTTAGAGCCTCTTATCTGTAAAAAGATAGCACATGAAAGACTGACTGTGTTAATTTTTCTTGAAGACTGTATAGTCACTGCTTGTCAGGAGGGATTTATTTGCACATGGGCAAGGCCTGGTAAAGTG GGTTTATTGCCatctcaaaaccaggccaattcTCCAAGTGGAACTGTAGTATAG
- the wdr20 gene encoding WD repeat-containing protein 20 isoform X3 — MTRAGTETGCASMWAGGSTSTSTRGSARLAEAGANSGSSPRSPDLNYSLLAADLSKPIDKRIYKGTQPTCHDFNHLTATAESVSLLVGFSAGQVQLIDPIKKETSKLFNEERLIDKSRVTCVKWVPGSESLFLVAHSSGNMYLYNVEHNCGTTAPHYQLLKQGESFAVHTCKSKSTRNPLLKWTVGEGALNEFAFSPDGKFLACVSQDGFLRVFNFDSVELHGTMKSYFGGLLCACWSPDGKYIVTGGEDDLVTIWSFVDCRVIARGHGHKSWVSVVAFDPYTTSVEESDPMEFSGSDEDFQDLLHFGRDRANSTQSRLSKRNSTDSRPVSVTYRFGSVGQDTQLCLWDLTEDILFPHQPLSRARTHTNVMNATSPPAGSGGANPGSNGNSISTPGNSVPPPLPRSNSLPHSAVSNSGSKSSVMDGAIASGVSKFATLSLHDRKERHHEKDHKRNHSMGHISSKSSDKLNLVTKTKTDPAKTLGTPLCPRMEDVPLLEPLICKKIAHERLTVLIFLEDCIVTACQEGFICTWARPGKVGLLPSQNQANSPSGTVV; from the exons gCTGCTGATTTGAGTAAACCAATAGATAAAAGGATATACAAAGGAACACAACCGACGTGTCATGACTTCAATCATTTAACAGCCACAGCGGAAAGTGTTTCTCTATTAGTGGGCTTCTCCGCAGGGCAGGTGCAACTTATAGATCCTATTAAAAAAGAAACTAGCAAACTATTTAATGAGGAA aGACTAATAGACAAGTCGAGAGTAACTTGTGTAAAATGGGTGCCTGGTTCAGAAAGTCTCTTCCTAGTAGCTCATTCCAGTGGCAATATGTACTTGTATAATGTGGAACACAATTGTGGCACCACAGCCCCACACTATCAGCTACTTAAACAAGGAGAAAGCTTTGCAGTCCACACATGCAAGAGCAAATCAACGCGAAATCCTTTGCTTAAATGGACAGTAGGTGAAGGTGCCCTGAACGAATTTGCTTTTTCCCCAGACGGGAAGTTCTTGGCATGTGTAAGCCAGGATGGCTTTCTACGAGTATTTAACTTTGATTCAGTAGAGTTGCATGGTACAATGAAAAGCTACTTTGGAGGACTACTATGTGCATGTTGGAGTCCAGATGGAAAATATATTGTAACAGGGGGAGAGGACGACTTGGTGACTATCTGGTCTTTTGTGGATTGTCGAGTTATAGCTAGGGGCCATGGACACAAATCATGGGTGAGCGTTGTGGCCTTTGATCCGTATACCACTAGTGTAGAAGAAAGTGACCCAATGGAATTTAGTGGCAGTGATGAGGATTTCCAAGATCTTCTTCATTTTGGAAGAGACCGAGCAAACAGCACACAGTCTAGGCTGTCAAAAAGGAACTCTACGGACAGTCGCCCAGTAAGCGTAACGTATAGGTTTGGTTCAGTTGGCCAGGACACGCAGCTGTGTTTATGGGACCTAACAGAAGACATTCTCTTCCCACACCAACCCCTCTCGAGGGCAAGGACACACACAAACGTCATGAATGCCACAAGTCCGCCTGCAGGAAGTGGCGGGGCTAACCCAGGAAGTAATGGAAACAGCATCTCGACACCTGGGAACTCTGTGCCCCCTCCTCTTCCACGATCAAATAGCCTTCCACACTCTGCAGTTTCCAATTCTGGCAGTAAAAGCAGTGTCATGGATGGTGCCATTGCCTCCGGTGTTAGTAAGTTTGCAACCTTATCGCTACACGACCGGAAGGAAAGACACCATGAAAAAGACCACAAGAGAAACCATAGTATGGGACATATATCTAGCAAGAGCAGTGACAAACTGAACCTAGTTACTAAAACCAAAACAGACCCAGCAAAAACTTTGGGAACGCCTCTGTGTCCCAGAATGGAAGATGTTCCTTTGTTAGAGCCTCTTATCTGTAAAAAGATAGCACATGAAAGACTGACTGTGTTAATTTTTCTTGAAGACTGTATAGTCACTGCTTGTCAGGAGGGATTTATTTGCACATGGGCAAGGCCTGGTAAAGTG GGTTTATTGCCatctcaaaaccaggccaattcTCCAAGTGGAACTGTAGTATAG